In the Posidoniimonas corsicana genome, one interval contains:
- a CDS encoding ABC transporter ATP-binding protein — MIEIHNFRKTYGDFVAVENLNLKIGAGEMFGFIGPNGAGKSTTIRFLATLLRETQGEATVNGHSVVNDPVAVRRSIGYMPDMFGVYDGMKVWEFLDFFSVAYEIPRANRKAVISDVLELLDLTHKRDDYVNGLSRGMKQRLCLAKTLVHDPPVLILDEPASGLDPRARLEVKALLKELRKMGKTILISSHILTELADVCTSIGIIERGKLLLAGPIEKVYRKIQANRHLQVRFSGDPEAGLSLIRSDPHVRSVQQDTRGCLVEMAGEDADVQRLLHNLVAAQVGLVSFADKEPTLEDVFMMVTKGLVT; from the coding sequence ATGATCGAGATCCACAACTTCCGCAAGACCTACGGCGACTTTGTCGCGGTGGAGAACCTGAACCTGAAGATCGGCGCCGGCGAGATGTTCGGGTTCATCGGCCCGAACGGCGCCGGCAAGAGCACCACCATCCGCTTCCTCGCCACGCTGCTCCGCGAGACCCAGGGCGAGGCGACCGTCAACGGTCACAGCGTGGTGAACGACCCGGTCGCCGTGCGGCGGAGCATCGGCTACATGCCCGACATGTTCGGCGTGTACGACGGCATGAAGGTGTGGGAGTTCCTCGACTTCTTCTCGGTCGCGTACGAGATCCCCCGCGCCAACCGCAAGGCGGTCATCTCCGACGTGCTCGAGCTGCTGGACCTGACCCACAAGCGGGACGACTACGTCAACGGCCTGTCGCGCGGAATGAAGCAGCGGCTCTGCCTGGCCAAGACCCTCGTGCACGACCCGCCCGTGCTGATCCTCGACGAGCCCGCGAGTGGCCTGGACCCCCGCGCGCGGCTGGAGGTCAAGGCTTTGCTCAAAGAGCTCCGCAAGATGGGCAAGACGATCCTCATCTCCAGCCACATCCTCACCGAGCTGGCCGACGTGTGCACGTCGATCGGCATCATCGAGCGCGGCAAGCTGCTGCTGGCCGGGCCGATCGAGAAGGTCTACCGCAAGATCCAGGCGAACCGCCACCTGCAGGTCCGCTTCTCCGGCGACCCGGAGGCCGGGCTCAGCCTCATCCGCAGCGACCCGCACGTCCGCAGCGTGCAGCAGGACACCCGCGGCTGCCTGGTCGAGATGGCCGGCGAGGACGCCGACGTGCAGCGGCTCTTGCACAACCTGGTCGCCGCCCAGGTCGGCCTGGTGTCGTTCGCCGACAAAGAACCGACGCTCGAGGACGTGTTCATGATGGTCACCAAGGGGTTGGTGACCTAG
- the arsC gene encoding arsenate reductase (glutaredoxin) (This arsenate reductase requires both glutathione and glutaredoxin to convert arsenate to arsenite, after which the efflux transporter formed by ArsA and ArsB can extrude the arsenite from the cell, providing resistance.) — protein MPTTKIYHNPRCSKSRSALALLEERGAPFEVIRYLEDPPSAKELLQIARLLGIKPAELARKGEKLYKELGLADQQLTDKQWAAVLAEHPQLIERPIVVTGGRAAIGRPIENVEAILDR, from the coding sequence GTGCCCACCACCAAGATCTACCACAACCCCCGCTGCAGCAAGTCGCGCAGCGCGCTGGCGCTGCTGGAAGAGCGCGGCGCCCCGTTTGAGGTCATCCGGTACCTCGAGGACCCGCCGTCGGCCAAGGAGCTGCTGCAGATCGCGAGGCTGTTGGGCATCAAGCCGGCGGAGCTGGCCCGCAAGGGGGAGAAGCTTTACAAGGAGCTGGGCCTGGCCGACCAGCAGCTGACCGACAAGCAGTGGGCCGCCGTGCTGGCCGAGCACCCGCAGCTGATTGAGCGGCCGATCGTGGTGACCGGCGGCCGGGCGGCCATCGGGCGGCCGATTGAGAACGTCGAAGCAATCCTCGACCGCTGA
- a CDS encoding magnesium-dependent phosphatase-1 produces the protein MPLPKLIVFDLDFTLWDAGGVWCDCLSPPFRQRGGRVEDRGGRHVRLYDDVPAILDECAEGGVPVALASRTQEPSWARELVELLGITARFAHAEIYPSSKLRHFAALRDASGCDHDQMLFFDDEHRNIHEVGGLGVTSVLVEQGMTHGLFREGLEQFAAGGGPRS, from the coding sequence ATGCCGCTGCCCAAGCTGATTGTGTTCGACCTCGACTTCACGCTGTGGGACGCGGGCGGCGTGTGGTGCGACTGCCTGTCGCCGCCGTTCCGCCAGCGCGGCGGCCGCGTCGAGGACCGCGGCGGCCGGCACGTGCGGCTGTACGACGACGTGCCCGCCATCCTCGACGAGTGCGCCGAGGGCGGCGTGCCGGTGGCGCTGGCGTCGCGGACGCAGGAGCCGTCGTGGGCGCGGGAGCTGGTGGAGCTGCTGGGCATCACCGCGCGGTTCGCCCACGCCGAGATCTACCCGAGCTCGAAGCTGCGTCACTTCGCCGCGCTGCGGGACGCGTCCGGCTGCGACCACGACCAGATGCTGTTCTTCGACGACGAGCACCGCAACATCCACGAGGTCGGCGGCCTGGGCGTCACGAGCGTGCTGGTCGAGCAGGGCATGACCCACGGCCTGTTCCGAGAGGGGCTCGAGCAGTTCGCCGCGGGCGGCGGGCCGCGGTCTTGA
- a CDS encoding NAD(P)/FAD-dependent oxidoreductase: MPPTHQAYDCVVLGAGPAGCTAAALIAQAGFSSLLVDRDSLPREHVGESLMPETYWVFEKLGVLEQLNQSRFAKKVGVQFVNNTGKESQPFFFRNHDPHPSSETWHVERAEFDQLLFNNARAKGAECLDQTRALDVLTDGERVTGVRLQSGGQPINVDARVVVDCTGQQSLLANKFGLKQVNPNLRKASIWRHYRGADRDESGGGVKTIISHTRDKQAWFWYIPLSGDIVSVGVVADNDYLLKGRGKPEQVFQEELLKCDGVRQRVEGAEPLDDLRVAKEFSYSTDRPAGDGWVLAGDAWGFIDPVYSSGVYFAMKSADMAADCVIDALRHDDPSAARLGAWNDEFSAGTKWVRKLVHAFYSGEFRVGKFAKEHPEHMGALTNLLIGRMFHPDVPKLFDDLDPWLERMSAQSADDSDEDEPADGLPAIA; the protein is encoded by the coding sequence ATGCCCCCCACCCACCAAGCGTACGACTGCGTGGTCCTCGGCGCCGGCCCCGCCGGCTGCACCGCCGCCGCCCTGATCGCCCAGGCCGGCTTCTCCTCCCTGCTCGTCGACCGCGACTCGCTGCCCCGTGAGCACGTCGGCGAGTCGCTCATGCCCGAGACCTACTGGGTCTTCGAGAAGCTCGGCGTGCTCGAACAACTCAACCAGAGCCGCTTCGCCAAGAAGGTCGGCGTGCAGTTCGTCAACAACACCGGCAAGGAGTCGCAGCCCTTCTTCTTCCGCAACCACGACCCGCACCCCAGCAGCGAAACCTGGCACGTGGAACGCGCCGAGTTCGACCAGCTGCTCTTCAACAACGCCCGCGCCAAGGGCGCCGAGTGCCTCGACCAGACCCGCGCGCTCGACGTGCTGACCGACGGCGAACGCGTGACCGGCGTCCGGCTCCAGTCCGGCGGCCAGCCAATTAACGTCGACGCCCGCGTGGTGGTCGACTGCACCGGCCAGCAGTCGCTGCTCGCCAACAAGTTCGGCCTCAAGCAGGTGAACCCGAACCTCAGGAAGGCCAGCATCTGGCGCCACTACCGCGGCGCCGACCGCGACGAGTCCGGCGGCGGCGTCAAAACCATCATCTCCCACACCCGCGACAAGCAGGCGTGGTTCTGGTACATCCCGCTCTCCGGCGACATCGTCAGCGTCGGCGTGGTGGCCGACAACGACTACCTCCTCAAAGGCCGCGGCAAGCCCGAGCAGGTGTTCCAGGAAGAGCTGCTCAAGTGCGACGGCGTGCGGCAACGCGTTGAGGGCGCCGAGCCGCTGGACGACCTGCGGGTCGCCAAGGAGTTCAGCTACTCGACCGACCGCCCCGCCGGCGACGGCTGGGTCCTAGCCGGCGACGCCTGGGGCTTCATCGACCCGGTCTATTCCTCCGGCGTGTACTTCGCGATGAAGTCCGCCGACATGGCCGCCGACTGCGTGATCGACGCCCTCCGCCACGACGACCCGTCCGCCGCCCGCCTGGGCGCCTGGAACGACGAGTTCTCCGCCGGGACCAAGTGGGTCCGCAAGCTGGTGCACGCGTTCTACTCCGGCGAGTTCCGCGTCGGCAAGTTCGCCAAGGAGCACCCCGAGCACATGGGCGCCCTCACCAACCTGCTAATCGGCCGCATGTTCCACCCCGACGTGCCCAAGCTGTTCGACGACCTCGACCCCTGGCTCGAGCGGATGTCCGCCCAATCGGCGGACGACTCCGACGAGGATGAACCCGCCGACGGCCTGCCCGCCATCGCGTAG
- a CDS encoding prenyltransferase/squalene oxidase repeat-containing protein produces the protein MPTAVDSLKLMPTPAGPIAVPTLSQTSVRSTAAAVSALVMAEQYGDSSLAAAQAEMLDVAYRGDLSELMLAGMRGLADCQNADGGWGQSPGMPSDLTSSLLALSAFRLTCVPARCADLEPRLEHYVRSQGGAAALKRTVADRSLLLGVLTNAAAAGVVGWRQTPVVRFERAAAPTWARSMLSSPQFDSTNPVMLAGGLARFRQWRPKNPVLRWLRGASVDSCLQLVAAQQSDNGCFRANVLSTSFVVIALASAGKASHSIVRRAVACLLTNVSADADWRCDCLQE, from the coding sequence GTGCCCACCGCGGTTGATAGCTTGAAGTTGATGCCCACGCCCGCCGGCCCCATCGCCGTACCCACCCTGTCGCAGACCTCGGTGCGCAGCACCGCGGCGGCGGTCTCGGCGTTGGTCATGGCCGAGCAGTACGGCGACTCGTCGCTCGCGGCCGCCCAGGCCGAGATGCTCGACGTCGCGTACCGGGGCGACCTCAGCGAGCTGATGCTGGCCGGCATGCGCGGCCTGGCGGACTGCCAGAACGCCGACGGCGGCTGGGGCCAGTCGCCCGGCATGCCGTCGGACCTGACGTCGTCGCTGCTGGCGCTGTCGGCCTTCCGGCTGACCTGCGTGCCCGCCCGCTGCGCCGACCTGGAGCCCCGCCTGGAGCACTACGTGCGGTCTCAGGGCGGCGCGGCGGCGCTCAAGCGGACCGTGGCCGACCGCTCGCTGCTCCTGGGCGTGCTGACCAACGCGGCCGCGGCCGGCGTGGTCGGCTGGCGCCAGACGCCGGTGGTGCGGTTCGAACGCGCCGCGGCCCCCACCTGGGCCCGCTCCATGCTCAGCAGCCCCCAGTTCGACAGCACCAACCCCGTCATGCTGGCCGGCGGCCTGGCCCGCTTCCGCCAGTGGCGTCCCAAGAACCCCGTGCTCCGCTGGCTCCGCGGCGCGTCGGTCGACTCCTGCCTGCAGCTCGTCGCCGCGCAGCAGTCCGACAACGGCTGCTTCCGCGCCAACGTCCTCTCCACCAGCTTTGTGGTGATCGCCCTGGCGAGCGCCGGCAAGGCTTCGCACTCGATCGTACGCCGGGCCGTGGCCTGCCTGCTCACCAACGTCAGCGCCGACGCCGACTGGCGGTGCGACTGCCTGCAGGAATAG
- a CDS encoding response regulator transcription factor: MLATDQGPISDERKTVFVIEDDAAARSAVCEMLEPKGLRVEAYESAEDFLANGQPNGPSCLLLDDRLPGMRGSELLRQLSNNGVHTPAVLVTGYATTSVTVDAMRNGAVSVLDKPCSDMALEEAVGVALEADVRRRRVEEPARVAKERLSQLNDSEMQVLRMVLDGVPNKQIANRMGVCVRTVESRRSKIYGAAKVNSVAELVRMCVAAGIVD; encoded by the coding sequence ATGCTTGCTACCGACCAGGGACCGATCTCCGACGAGCGTAAGACCGTGTTTGTCATCGAGGACGACGCCGCCGCCCGCAGCGCCGTCTGCGAGATGCTCGAGCCCAAGGGGCTCCGCGTCGAGGCGTACGAGTCCGCCGAGGACTTCCTCGCCAACGGCCAGCCCAACGGCCCGAGCTGCCTGCTGCTCGACGACCGCCTGCCCGGCATGCGCGGCAGCGAGCTGCTGCGTCAGCTCTCCAACAACGGCGTGCACACCCCGGCCGTGCTCGTGACCGGCTACGCCACGACCTCCGTGACCGTCGACGCGATGCGCAACGGCGCCGTGTCGGTGCTGGACAAGCCCTGCTCCGACATGGCCCTGGAAGAGGCCGTCGGCGTCGCGCTGGAGGCCGACGTCCGCCGCCGGCGCGTCGAGGAGCCCGCGCGGGTCGCCAAGGAGCGTCTGTCGCAGCTCAACGACTCCGAGATGCAGGTGCTCCGCATGGTGCTCGACGGCGTGCCCAACAAGCAGATCGCCAACCGTATGGGCGTGTGCGTCCGCACGGTCGAGTCTCGCCGCAGCAAGATCTACGGCGCCGCCAAGGTGAACTCGGTCGCCGAGCTGGTCCGCATGTGCGTCGCGGCCGGCATTGTCGACTAG
- a CDS encoding response regulator transcription factor, with product MTHIESVFVVDDDEAIREAVASLVGEMGVRCEVFGSAEEFLEKYDGARPACLVTDVRMLRMSGLELQEELQSRGHNIATVVLTAYAETPVTVRAIKNGAVTLLEKPCRNLELWDAIRNALAQDHQLYERDRQRAEVAERLDSLTPSEKRVMDLVVAGKPNKAIANELDMSVRTVEVRRQSIFAKVGAGSVAELVRIAVESRPDE from the coding sequence ATGACGCACATCGAATCGGTTTTCGTCGTCGATGACGACGAGGCGATCCGCGAGGCGGTCGCCTCGCTGGTGGGCGAGATGGGCGTCCGCTGCGAGGTGTTCGGCTCCGCCGAGGAGTTCCTCGAGAAGTACGACGGCGCCCGGCCCGCCTGCCTGGTGACCGACGTCCGCATGCTGCGGATGAGCGGCCTGGAGCTGCAGGAGGAGCTGCAGAGCCGCGGGCACAACATCGCCACAGTCGTGCTGACCGCCTACGCGGAGACGCCCGTCACCGTGCGGGCCATCAAGAACGGCGCCGTGACGCTGCTCGAGAAGCCGTGCCGGAACCTCGAGCTGTGGGACGCCATCCGCAACGCCCTGGCACAGGACCACCAGCTCTACGAGCGCGACCGCCAGCGGGCGGAGGTGGCGGAGCGGCTCGACAGCCTGACCCCGTCGGAGAAGCGGGTGATGGACCTGGTGGTGGCGGGCAAGCCCAACAAGGCGATCGCCAACGAGCTCGACATGAGCGTGCGGACGGTCGAGGTCCGGCGGCAGTCGATCTTCGCCAAGGTGGGCGCCGGCTCGGTTGCGGAACTCGTGCGGATCGCGGTGGAATCGCGGCCCGACGAGTAG
- a CDS encoding PAS domain-containing protein translates to MSVPPVDTTEAAGLAAQLSEERRRRLVAEAQLDRRYERLNDDAANDYFIYAADNNSLLTYVSPSVKRVLGYEPTEMIGRDWRDFVDQQASTFSMAEANEQELLDGADSPNKLIALRRCDGASLLTEVSPRTLFSAAGDVVGHEGVCRVAASYGDAEAKLRAASDELEVRVRRRTAELEYRIQFEKTLVSLNTDFIRLADDDIDQALDESLRRVGEFTGVDRCSLSLFDEQAPTGELKHEWNGPGRVPPQVDAGGPPPDLFEWERGELARGQAFILDDVAQAPKQANGLRTMYQAHDVRSALHYPVLLGDKLIGIISCTTIGRSFRWQQEHLDLVRVLAEVVANTLERLDSQQKLAASERRLQEIVRDQTEMIVRWTPEGGHLFVNDAVCRFLGKPAEQILGTSVLDNVHREDQPQVRLKIAGLTPEAPLAVDEHRVVRADGSLAWYQWVDRALFNDQGEAVEYQSVGRDITSLKRTQEELERRLRYEELVLGISTRLINPLPEQREQTLSGVLQELAEFTRVDRCFLYLMTPSSNEARLRIYWSSPHAPPVADGVKVLPMDEFPWSAADMKAGRPFHLPSLDHLPPENEQLRQTLEEMNTKSVVNVPMLSGDEVVGFLGSATHRDERCWTDDEIALLRLVGEILVSTMDRDKAERELEESRELLRLTIEGVEEGVYDWDIASGQVVVSDHWLRTIGLPPGENSRSEDDWRDRIHPDDWDQAERALQRHFAGKTPVYEAEYRLRHSDGQYRWNLNRGRVIQRNEAGRPLRMVGVDRDITEMIDARDKRRELESQLAHLGRVATMGETVAGIAHEVNQPLHAAATFNAAARSALRSGKTEKAENLYQKSSEQISRAGDIIRHMREYTRPRPTDISFVDVNQLLRRSAEFVMGYNNRTRASVLFDLTEGLPRVQGDAVQLQQVAVNLIQNGVDAIRESDTDEGEIRISTLPGERSVTIRFTDNGRGADVKDPDELFDAFFSTKPNGMGIGLALCRRIVETHNGAISAKHNESGGMTFTIQIPVAEGTD, encoded by the coding sequence ATGTCCGTCCCGCCAGTCGACACCACCGAAGCCGCGGGCCTCGCGGCGCAGCTGTCCGAGGAGCGGCGGCGGAGGTTGGTGGCCGAGGCGCAGTTGGACCGGCGGTATGAGCGGCTCAACGACGACGCCGCGAACGACTACTTCATCTACGCCGCGGACAACAACAGCCTGCTGACGTACGTCAGCCCCTCGGTCAAGCGGGTGCTCGGCTACGAGCCGACCGAGATGATCGGCCGCGACTGGCGCGACTTCGTCGACCAGCAGGCTTCGACCTTCTCAATGGCCGAGGCGAACGAGCAGGAGCTGCTCGACGGCGCCGACTCGCCCAACAAGCTGATCGCGCTGCGACGCTGCGACGGCGCGAGCCTGCTGACCGAGGTGTCGCCACGAACGCTGTTCTCGGCCGCGGGCGACGTGGTCGGGCACGAGGGCGTGTGCCGCGTGGCGGCGAGCTACGGGGACGCCGAAGCCAAGCTGCGGGCGGCGAGCGACGAACTTGAGGTGCGGGTCCGGCGGCGTACCGCCGAGCTGGAGTACCGCATCCAGTTCGAGAAGACACTGGTGTCGCTCAACACCGACTTCATCCGCCTGGCCGACGACGACATCGACCAGGCGCTCGACGAATCTTTGCGCAGGGTGGGAGAGTTCACCGGGGTCGACCGCTGCTCGCTGAGCCTGTTCGACGAGCAGGCGCCGACCGGCGAGCTGAAGCACGAGTGGAACGGCCCGGGCCGTGTCCCGCCTCAGGTGGACGCGGGCGGCCCCCCGCCGGACCTGTTCGAGTGGGAACGCGGCGAGCTGGCCCGCGGCCAGGCGTTTATCCTGGACGACGTCGCCCAGGCGCCCAAGCAGGCCAATGGCCTGCGGACGATGTACCAAGCCCACGACGTCCGCTCCGCGCTGCACTACCCGGTGCTGCTGGGCGACAAGCTGATCGGCATCATCTCCTGCACGACCATCGGCCGGTCCTTCCGCTGGCAGCAGGAGCACCTCGACCTGGTGCGGGTGCTGGCCGAGGTCGTGGCGAACACGCTGGAACGGCTGGACTCGCAGCAGAAGCTGGCCGCCAGCGAACGACGGCTGCAGGAGATCGTCCGCGACCAGACCGAGATGATTGTCCGCTGGACGCCCGAGGGGGGCCACCTGTTCGTTAACGACGCGGTGTGCCGGTTCCTGGGCAAGCCGGCCGAGCAGATCCTTGGCACCAGTGTGCTGGACAACGTGCACCGCGAAGACCAGCCGCAGGTGCGACTGAAGATCGCCGGGCTCACCCCCGAGGCGCCGCTGGCCGTGGACGAGCACCGCGTCGTGAGGGCGGACGGGTCCCTGGCGTGGTACCAGTGGGTGGACCGGGCGCTCTTCAACGATCAGGGTGAGGCGGTCGAGTACCAGTCGGTCGGCCGCGACATCACCAGCCTCAAACGCACCCAAGAGGAACTGGAAAGGCGGCTGCGGTACGAGGAGCTGGTCCTCGGGATCAGCACCCGGCTGATCAACCCTTTGCCCGAGCAACGCGAGCAGACCCTCTCCGGCGTGCTGCAGGAGCTCGCCGAGTTCACGCGTGTCGACCGCTGCTTCCTGTACCTGATGACCCCGTCCAGCAACGAGGCTCGGCTGCGGATCTACTGGTCGTCGCCGCACGCGCCGCCGGTCGCCGACGGGGTCAAGGTCCTCCCGATGGACGAGTTCCCCTGGTCGGCCGCCGACATGAAAGCGGGCCGGCCGTTCCACCTGCCGAGCCTCGACCACCTGCCGCCGGAGAACGAACAGCTGCGGCAGACGCTGGAGGAGATGAACACCAAGTCGGTGGTCAACGTGCCGATGCTGTCGGGCGACGAGGTCGTAGGGTTCCTGGGCTCGGCGACCCACCGCGACGAGCGCTGCTGGACCGACGACGAGATCGCGCTGCTCCGCCTGGTCGGCGAGATCCTGGTCAGCACCATGGACCGTGACAAGGCCGAACGGGAACTGGAGGAGAGCCGCGAGCTGCTCCGCCTGACCATCGAGGGCGTCGAGGAGGGCGTGTACGACTGGGACATCGCGTCCGGCCAGGTGGTGGTCAGCGACCACTGGCTCCGCACCATCGGCCTGCCACCCGGCGAGAACTCGCGCAGCGAGGACGACTGGCGGGACCGCATCCACCCCGACGACTGGGACCAGGCGGAACGCGCCCTGCAGCGGCACTTCGCCGGCAAGACCCCCGTCTACGAGGCCGAGTACCGCCTGCGCCACTCCGACGGGCAGTACCGCTGGAATCTGAACCGCGGCCGCGTGATCCAACGCAACGAGGCGGGCCGCCCGCTGCGGATGGTCGGCGTCGACCGCGACATCACCGAGATGATCGACGCCCGGGACAAGCGCCGCGAGCTGGAGTCGCAGCTCGCCCACCTGGGACGCGTCGCGACCATGGGCGAGACGGTCGCCGGGATCGCCCACGAGGTGAACCAGCCGCTGCACGCCGCCGCCACATTCAACGCGGCCGCGCGCAGCGCGCTGCGGTCGGGCAAGACCGAGAAGGCCGAGAACCTGTACCAGAAGTCGTCGGAGCAGATCTCCCGCGCGGGCGACATCATCCGCCACATGCGCGAGTACACGCGTCCCCGGCCAACCGACATCTCGTTCGTCGACGTCAACCAGCTGCTCAGAAGGTCGGCGGAGTTCGTGATGGGCTACAACAACCGGACCCGCGCGTCGGTGCTGTTCGACCTGACCGAGGGGCTGCCCCGCGTGCAGGGCGACGCGGTGCAGCTGCAGCAGGTGGCGGTCAACCTGATCCAGAACGGCGTCGACGCGATCCGCGAGTCCGACACGGACGAGGGCGAGATCCGCATCAGCACGCTGCCCGGCGAGCGGTCCGTGACCATCCGCTTCACCGACAACGGCCGGGGCGCCGACGTCAAGGACCCGGACGAGCTGTTCGACGCGTTCTTCTCGACCAAGCCGAACGGCATGGGCATCGGGCTGGCGCTCTGCCGACGCATCGTCGAGACCCACAACGGCGCCATCTCCGCAAAACACAACGAGTCGGGCGGGATGACCTTCACCATCCAAATCCCGGTAGCCGAGGGCACGGACTGA
- the trmB gene encoding tRNA (guanosine(46)-N7)-methyltransferase TrmB, whose translation MGRRALKRIDKNLDYAWHLLEFEQLPEQCTSQTLFGNDAPLEFEIGSGKGLFMRSASGARPEHNFLGVEISFSYARHSAARLAQCERTNARMLAGCGQRLLREYVPDDSLEAVHVYFPDPWWKKRHHKRRVLNEAFLLQAVRTLRPGGRVHFWTDVQEYYDATLELIAEKTPLEGPFDVPPTPAEHDLDYRTHFERRTRLADKPVYRAEFAKPEPTGRG comes from the coding sequence ATGGGACGCCGCGCGCTGAAGCGAATCGACAAGAACCTCGACTACGCTTGGCACCTGCTGGAGTTTGAGCAGCTGCCGGAGCAGTGCACCTCGCAGACGCTGTTCGGCAACGACGCCCCGCTGGAATTCGAGATCGGCAGCGGCAAGGGCCTGTTCATGCGGTCCGCGTCCGGCGCCCGCCCCGAGCACAACTTCCTGGGGGTGGAGATCTCGTTCAGCTACGCGCGGCATTCAGCGGCGCGGCTCGCCCAGTGCGAGCGGACCAACGCCCGCATGCTCGCTGGGTGCGGCCAGCGGCTGCTCCGCGAGTACGTGCCGGACGACTCGCTCGAGGCGGTCCACGTCTACTTCCCCGATCCGTGGTGGAAGAAGCGGCACCACAAGCGGCGCGTGCTCAACGAGGCGTTCCTGCTGCAGGCGGTCCGCACCCTCCGGCCCGGGGGACGCGTGCACTTCTGGACCGACGTCCAGGAGTACTACGACGCTACACTGGAGCTAATCGCCGAAAAGACGCCCCTGGAGGGCCCGTTCGACGTCCCCCCCACGCCCGCCGAGCACGACCTGGACTACCGCACGCACTTCGAGCGTCGCACCCGTCTGGCGGACAAGCCGGTCTATCGGGCGGAGTTTGCAAAGCCGGAACCGACCGGCCGGGGCTGA
- a CDS encoding 3-hydroxyacyl-ACP dehydratase FabZ family protein: MPTKDLIVDPATIDFDTISADLEAIRAYNPQRFEMEHLTAIVHDDAESGLVIAYKDTSDQEFWVRGHMPGMPLMPGVIMCEAAAQACSYLARSQGLVGERPLGFGGLDDVRFRGPVRPGDRLVIAAQRVKYRPGAMVVFRFQCFVGQTLVCEGQMRGVPLPVVD; the protein is encoded by the coding sequence GTGCCCACCAAGGACCTGATTGTCGATCCCGCCACGATCGACTTTGACACAATCAGCGCCGACCTCGAGGCGATCCGGGCGTACAACCCGCAGCGGTTCGAGATGGAGCACCTGACGGCCATCGTCCACGACGACGCCGAATCGGGCCTGGTGATCGCGTACAAGGACACCTCCGACCAGGAGTTCTGGGTACGCGGGCACATGCCCGGCATGCCGCTGATGCCCGGCGTGATCATGTGCGAGGCGGCCGCGCAGGCGTGCAGCTACCTGGCCCGCAGCCAGGGCCTGGTGGGCGAGCGTCCGCTAGGGTTCGGCGGCCTGGACGACGTGCGATTCCGCGGCCCGGTGCGGCCCGGCGACCGGCTGGTGATCGCCGCCCAGCGGGTGAAGTACCGGCCGGGCGCGATGGTCGTGTTCCGCTTCCAGTGCTTCGTTGGGCAGACGCTGGTCTGCGAGGGCCAGATGCGTGGCGTGCCGCTGCCGGTGGTCGACTAG
- a CDS encoding 50S ribosomal protein bL37, protein MAKPGRKVKKANHGKRPACSRPRKERRQKVKT, encoded by the coding sequence ATGGCCAAACCTGGTCGCAAAGTGAAGAAAGCCAACCACGGCAAGCGTCCCGCCTGCAGCCGCCCCCGCAAGGAGCGTCGCCAGAAGGTGAAGACCTAA